Proteins co-encoded in one Jeotgalibacillus malaysiensis genomic window:
- a CDS encoding sodium:proton antiporter, whose translation MKTRKPSFLMSVLLIVFLTFVLGVSILHYQVAPQIPILIVASAVAIYGYFIGFKWKEIEGAMVKGISAGLSSILILCLIGVVIGVWALNGTVPTMSYYGLLILSPQFFLLSAVVLCVIVSVMTGSSWSAISTMGVALMGVAYGMDISPVMTAGAIVSGAIFGDKMSPLSDTTNLASAIGKVDIFEHIRYMLWTTIPALLITMGIFTVIGLDSRFVNPNLTQIEEMITILQQQFPLSAVTLLSPLAIIALALRKVPPIPTLICGLFIAVLTAFYTAPGASIGDIMAAAHFGYTAETGVEAVDSLLSLGGLASMMFGVSIILVALAFGGLIQLIGFHQVIIEGIAGFLNRKGNVILTTVLSCIGVNVVIGEAYLSIILPGQMLENSYQKAGLHPKNLSRTLEDAGTVVHPLVPWGVSGAFIMSTLSVGMGYVLFSFFCIITPIIAIILGYTRFLAVLPPEGAGEVYAEEEMEEKKMVL comes from the coding sequence ATGAAAACACGTAAACCGTCATTCCTAATGTCTGTTCTGTTAATTGTCTTTCTCACGTTTGTATTAGGCGTCAGCATTCTGCATTATCAGGTCGCGCCGCAGATTCCGATCCTGATTGTCGCCTCAGCTGTTGCAATTTATGGCTATTTCATCGGTTTTAAATGGAAAGAGATCGAAGGCGCAATGGTGAAAGGCATATCAGCAGGGCTTTCATCCATCCTGATCCTCTGTCTGATTGGTGTTGTCATTGGAGTATGGGCGCTTAACGGCACAGTCCCAACAATGTCTTATTACGGACTGCTGATTCTATCACCACAGTTCTTCCTTTTATCAGCGGTTGTGCTGTGTGTGATCGTCTCAGTCATGACAGGAAGCTCCTGGAGTGCAATCAGTACAATGGGTGTGGCGCTGATGGGCGTTGCTTACGGTATGGATATTTCACCTGTGATGACAGCGGGTGCGATCGTCAGTGGTGCGATCTTTGGTGATAAAATGTCGCCGCTATCTGATACAACAAACCTTGCTTCAGCGATCGGTAAAGTGGATATTTTCGAACATATCCGCTACATGTTATGGACAACGATACCGGCACTACTGATCACGATGGGCATTTTTACAGTAATCGGTCTTGACTCAAGATTTGTGAATCCAAATCTGACTCAAATCGAAGAAATGATCACGATTTTACAGCAACAGTTTCCATTAAGTGCAGTCACATTGCTGTCACCGCTCGCCATTATTGCGTTAGCGCTTAGGAAGGTTCCACCGATTCCAACATTAATCTGCGGATTATTTATCGCGGTACTGACTGCATTTTATACAGCGCCTGGTGCTTCGATTGGTGACATCATGGCCGCTGCACACTTTGGCTACACAGCTGAAACCGGTGTGGAGGCAGTTGATAGTCTGTTATCGCTTGGCGGACTCGCAAGTATGATGTTTGGTGTATCCATCATCTTAGTCGCGCTGGCATTCGGCGGACTGATTCAGCTGATCGGATTTCACCAGGTCATTATTGAAGGCATTGCCGGCTTTTTAAATCGAAAAGGAAACGTCATTCTAACAACGGTTCTATCATGTATTGGGGTAAATGTTGTGATCGGGGAAGCGTATCTATCGATCATTTTACCAGGGCAGATGCTTGAGAACTCTTATCAAAAAGCAGGACTGCATCCGAAAAACCTTTCAAGAACGCTTGAGGATGCAGGCACAGTCGTTCATCCACTCGTTCCGTGGGGCGTGTCCGGCGCATTCATTATGTCGACATTAAGTGTAGGAATGGGTTACGTCTTATTCAGCTTCTTCTGTATCATCACACCGATCATTGCCATCATCCTGGGCTACACGCGCTTTCTGGCTGTATTACCGCCTGAAGGAGCAGGAGAAGTGTATGCGGAAGAAGAAATGGAAGAGAAGAAAATGGTACTCTGA
- a CDS encoding homogentisate 1,2-dioxygenase yields the protein MPFYKQMGQIPKKRHTMFKKEDGSLFREQVMGTKGFSGIQSILYHHYPPTSMVESELLGSCAVEYEEQKGLAPRLIDSPDQKADTDAVSGRHYVLGNDDVLIGIARPTKAMDYFYRNGDGDEVLFVHYGSGKVETTFGTLPYKPGDYIVLPIGTIYRVVPDEGDTKFLVIETNSWITTPKRYRNVHGQLLEHSPFCERDFHGPEKLETHDDRNEYHVKTKSRGFMHLHTFAHHPLDVIGWDGYLFPYTFNVSDFEPITGRVHMPPPIHQTFEANNFVICSFVPRMYDYHPEAIPAPYYHSNVDSDEVLYYVKGNFMSRKGVKEGSFTLHPSGIPHGPHPGKIEASIGKKETTELAVMIDTFRPLKVVKQAHQFEDKDYKYSWK from the coding sequence ATGCCATTTTATAAGCAGATGGGACAAATACCAAAAAAGAGACACACGATGTTTAAAAAGGAAGACGGATCGCTGTTTCGCGAGCAGGTCATGGGCACAAAGGGATTTTCAGGGATCCAGTCCATTCTTTATCACCATTATCCGCCAACAAGTATGGTGGAATCTGAGCTGCTTGGGAGCTGCGCGGTTGAATATGAGGAGCAGAAGGGGCTTGCACCGCGCCTGATTGATTCGCCTGATCAGAAGGCAGACACGGATGCTGTATCAGGCAGACATTACGTTCTCGGCAATGATGACGTATTAATCGGCATTGCACGACCGACGAAAGCAATGGACTACTTTTACCGCAACGGTGACGGGGATGAAGTGTTATTTGTCCATTACGGCTCAGGCAAAGTTGAGACAACGTTTGGCACGCTGCCTTATAAACCGGGTGATTATATCGTGCTTCCGATTGGCACGATTTACCGCGTCGTACCTGATGAAGGGGATACAAAGTTTCTCGTCATTGAGACTAACAGCTGGATTACAACGCCAAAGCGTTACCGTAACGTTCACGGTCAGCTGCTAGAACACAGTCCTTTTTGTGAAAGGGATTTTCACGGACCTGAGAAGCTTGAAACCCATGATGACAGAAATGAATATCATGTGAAAACAAAGTCCAGAGGGTTCATGCACCTGCACACATTTGCCCATCACCCGCTTGATGTTATCGGCTGGGACGGCTATCTATTCCCATACACATTTAACGTCAGCGACTTTGAACCGATTACAGGACGCGTACATATGCCGCCGCCGATTCACCAGACGTTTGAAGCGAATAATTTTGTGATCTGTTCATTTGTGCCGCGGATGTATGATTACCATCCGGAGGCGATCCCGGCGCCGTATTATCACAGCAACGTCGACAGTGATGAAGTGCTTTACTATGTAAAAGGGAATTTCATGAGCAGAAAAGGGGTTAAAGAAGGCTCATTCACACTTCATCCTTCAGGCATCCCGCACGGCCCACACCCGGGTAAAATCGAAGCGAGTATTGGCAAAAAGGAGACGACAGAGCTTGCTGTCATGATCGATACGTTCCGACCGTTAAAAGTGGTGAAACAGGCACATCAGTTTGAGGATAAGGATTACAAATATAGCTGGAAATAG
- a CDS encoding fumarylacetoacetase has product MRSFIETDSLSHFPIQNLPYGVFKPSDGEPRIGVAIGEYVLDLSVIEQEGFFKRAGLNEESIFNQFSLNAFMKLGKSTWKLVREEVQRLLDENEPELRDNAALREKALVPIKEVRLLLPAQIGDYTDFYASKEHATNVGTMFRGKENALMPNWTHLPVGYHGRASSVVVSGTDVRRPNGQMKKPDQEFPVYGPSQQLDIELEMGWFIGPGNEQGKPVAMADAEDQIFGLVLVNDWSARDIQAWEYQPLGPFLAKSFATSVSPWVIPLEALEPFRVSGPEQDPEPLDYLKQSGAGSFDIHLEVYLKGSKMEQPQRIISTNFRHLYWSMAQQISHHTVSGCNLRPGDLLASGTISGPEREQRGSFLELTWRGTDPIRLANGEERIWVEDEDEITITGWCQGAGYRIGFGEVTGRILPALVAADTMK; this is encoded by the coding sequence ATGAGGTCGTTTATTGAAACAGATTCACTGTCGCATTTTCCAATTCAGAATCTGCCGTATGGGGTGTTCAAGCCTTCAGATGGTGAGCCGAGGATTGGGGTTGCGATTGGGGAATATGTGTTGGATTTATCAGTCATTGAGCAGGAAGGCTTTTTCAAGCGTGCCGGGCTAAATGAGGAATCTATCTTCAATCAGTTTTCACTGAACGCATTTATGAAGCTTGGGAAATCAACGTGGAAGCTTGTGAGAGAAGAAGTTCAGCGACTTTTAGATGAGAATGAGCCTGAACTGCGTGACAATGCAGCCCTGCGTGAAAAAGCGCTTGTGCCGATCAAGGAAGTGAGGCTTTTACTGCCTGCTCAGATTGGTGATTATACGGACTTTTATGCGTCAAAGGAGCATGCAACGAATGTTGGGACGATGTTCAGAGGTAAAGAAAATGCCCTAATGCCGAACTGGACGCATCTGCCGGTTGGTTACCACGGGCGTGCGAGTTCAGTTGTGGTGAGCGGGACGGATGTACGCCGTCCAAACGGTCAGATGAAAAAGCCTGATCAGGAATTTCCGGTCTACGGACCAAGTCAGCAGCTTGATATTGAACTTGAGATGGGCTGGTTTATCGGGCCCGGCAATGAACAGGGGAAGCCGGTTGCGATGGCTGACGCTGAGGATCAGATCTTTGGACTTGTGCTTGTCAACGACTGGAGTGCCAGGGATATTCAGGCGTGGGAGTATCAGCCGCTTGGTCCCTTTTTAGCGAAAAGCTTTGCGACATCGGTTTCGCCGTGGGTGATTCCGTTAGAAGCACTTGAGCCATTTAGAGTAAGCGGACCTGAGCAGGATCCTGAGCCGCTTGATTACTTGAAACAGTCTGGTGCAGGGTCATTTGATATTCATCTTGAGGTTTATCTTAAGGGCAGCAAAATGGAACAGCCACAGCGGATTATCTCGACAAACTTTCGTCATCTCTACTGGAGCATGGCGCAGCAGATCAGCCACCATACAGTATCAGGCTGTAATCTGAGGCCGGGTGATCTGCTTGCGTCAGGTACAATCAGCGGACCTGAAAGGGAGCAGCGGGGCAGCTTTTTAGAGCTGACCTGGCGCGGAACCGATCCGATTCGTCTTGCAAATGGTGAAGAGCGGATCTGGGTGGAGGATGAAGATGAAATCACCATCACGGGCTGGTGCCAGGGAGCCGGTTACAGAATCGGCTTTGGAGAAGTAACGGGACGGATTTTACCAGCTTTAGTAGCTGCGGATACGATGAAGTAG
- a CDS encoding 4-hydroxyphenylpyruvate dioxygenase, whose product MAKDVTEVTQEMVEDIFPVESFHHLELYVGNAKQSAYYFCHAFGFEIKAYRGLETGSRERVSYVLEQGVIRLVITGSLTNETDIAEFVKLHGEGTKDIGLEVSDIDKAYYGAVERGGTGIREPWTEKDENGTVKKAIIGTYGDVIHTLVENVDYEGAFLPGYEPYDGPSKSKSIGLVGIDHVVGNVERMDEWTSYYEKVFGFNVLKHFDDENISTDYSALMSKVMTNGSGRIKFPINEPAEGKRKSQIQEYLDFHNGPGVQHLAVLTNDIISTVHALHENGVEFLQTPATYYEDLAARVGDIDEDVQRLQELNILVDRDDEGYLLQIFTKPVVDRPTLFIEIIQRKGARGFGEGNFKALFESIEREQERRGNI is encoded by the coding sequence ATGGCAAAGGATGTAACTGAAGTGACGCAGGAAATGGTAGAGGATATTTTCCCGGTAGAAAGCTTTCACCATTTGGAGTTATATGTGGGGAATGCGAAGCAATCGGCGTACTATTTCTGTCATGCGTTTGGCTTTGAAATCAAAGCTTACCGCGGACTTGAGACTGGTAGCCGCGAGAGAGTGTCTTATGTGCTCGAGCAGGGCGTGATCAGACTGGTGATTACCGGTTCTCTTACAAACGAGACGGATATTGCTGAGTTTGTGAAACTCCACGGTGAAGGGACGAAGGATATCGGCCTTGAGGTGTCTGATATTGATAAAGCCTATTACGGTGCAGTGGAGCGCGGTGGAACGGGTATTCGTGAGCCCTGGACTGAAAAGGATGAAAACGGTACGGTGAAAAAAGCAATCATCGGTACATATGGAGATGTGATTCATACACTCGTTGAGAATGTTGATTACGAAGGGGCTTTCCTTCCTGGCTATGAGCCGTACGATGGACCAAGCAAATCAAAATCCATCGGCCTTGTCGGTATTGATCACGTTGTCGGAAACGTTGAAAGAATGGACGAATGGACGTCTTATTATGAAAAAGTATTCGGATTTAATGTGTTAAAGCATTTTGACGATGAAAATATTTCAACAGACTACTCTGCTTTAATGTCTAAGGTTATGACAAACGGGTCGGGTCGCATCAAGTTTCCAATTAACGAGCCGGCTGAAGGGAAGCGTAAGTCGCAGATTCAGGAATATCTCGACTTCCATAACGGCCCCGGCGTTCAGCATTTAGCTGTACTGACAAATGATATTATTTCAACGGTCCATGCACTGCATGAAAACGGCGTTGAATTTCTGCAGACACCGGCTACTTATTATGAAGATCTTGCTGCGCGTGTAGGGGATATTGATGAGGACGTGCAAAGACTCCAGGAGCTCAATATTCTAGTAGACCGCGATGATGAGGGGTACCTGCTACAGATTTTCACAAAGCCTGTTGTAGACCGTCCGACGCTGTTCATTGAAATCATTCAGCGTAAAGGTGCAAGAGGCTTTGGAGAAGGAAACTTTAAAGCATTATTCGAGTCAATTGAGCGCGAACAGGAACGCAGAGGAAACATTTAA
- a CDS encoding leucine dehydrogenase, which translates to MKTMTQTTPALSADLFEKMQEHEQIVFCNDPATGLKAIIAIHNTTLGPAIGGTRMRNYDSTEEALEDVLRLSKGMTYKCAAADLDFGGGKGVIIGDPATDKSPELFRAYGQFVESLNGRFYTGTDMGTVLEDFVHSHRETNCIAGLPEEYGGGGETSIPTALGVLYSIKAVAKTLYGTENLLEKTFSIQGLGKVGFKLAEHLLEEGANLYVTDINPDTIDALVQKGSFMGRSVIPVDGDAIYQAPADMFVPCAIGGIINEQTIQQLTVKAIVGAANNQLLTEDLALVLKEKGILYAPDYIVNSGGIIQVTDELYSPNKERVLKKTKAIYHSLLEVFEQAAQQNITTVEAANEICERRIEGRKNRNSFFSPRKRAKWDVRH; encoded by the coding sequence TTGAAAACCATGACACAAACAACACCTGCACTATCTGCAGATTTATTTGAAAAAATGCAGGAGCATGAACAAATTGTTTTTTGCAATGACCCTGCAACAGGACTGAAAGCCATCATTGCAATACATAACACAACGCTTGGTCCTGCAATCGGTGGTACAAGAATGAGGAATTATGATTCGACTGAAGAAGCGCTCGAAGACGTCCTGCGCCTGTCAAAAGGGATGACATACAAATGCGCGGCAGCTGACCTGGACTTTGGCGGGGGAAAAGGTGTGATTATTGGTGACCCTGCAACGGATAAATCGCCTGAATTGTTCCGTGCATACGGCCAGTTTGTGGAATCATTGAACGGCCGCTTTTATACCGGAACGGATATGGGCACGGTGCTTGAAGACTTTGTTCACTCACACCGTGAAACAAATTGTATTGCCGGACTTCCTGAAGAATACGGCGGCGGAGGGGAAACGTCCATTCCGACTGCACTTGGCGTTCTTTACAGCATTAAAGCAGTAGCTAAAACGCTCTACGGTACTGAAAACCTGCTTGAAAAAACGTTTTCGATTCAGGGACTCGGCAAAGTCGGCTTTAAGCTGGCAGAGCATCTGCTTGAAGAAGGCGCGAACCTTTATGTAACAGATATCAACCCTGACACCATCGATGCACTTGTTCAAAAAGGTTCATTTATGGGAAGAAGCGTCATTCCTGTTGATGGAGATGCGATCTATCAGGCTCCTGCAGATATGTTTGTACCATGTGCGATTGGCGGCATTATTAATGAACAGACTATTCAGCAACTGACAGTAAAAGCAATTGTAGGCGCTGCTAATAATCAGCTTTTAACCGAAGATCTGGCACTTGTGTTAAAAGAAAAAGGGATTCTGTATGCTCCGGATTATATCGTAAACAGCGGCGGGATTATCCAGGTAACAGATGAGTTGTATTCACCTAACAAGGAACGCGTGCTGAAGAAGACAAAAGCGATTTATCACTCATTATTAGAAGTGTTTGAGCAGGCGGCTCAGCAGAATATTACAACGGTTGAAGCGGCTAATGAGATCTGTGAGCGCAGAATTGAAGGGAGAAAGAACCGGAATAGCTTTTTCTCACCGAGGAAGCGCGCGAAGTGGGATGTGAGGCACTGA
- a CDS encoding multidrug resistance protein SMR → MSWIALIIAGFCEVLGVNGMQRIATGKKISGFIFLIGGFVASLNLLSFAMTTIPLGVAYAVWTGMGTIGGVVVGMIFYGDPADKKRIFFLILIVVAVVGLRVVTS, encoded by the coding sequence ATGAGCTGGATTGCATTAATTATTGCAGGATTCTGCGAGGTGCTAGGTGTGAACGGCATGCAGCGGATCGCAACAGGTAAAAAGATCAGTGGGTTTATCTTTCTGATCGGCGGCTTTGTAGCGAGCCTGAACCTTCTTTCATTCGCTATGACAACCATTCCACTTGGTGTGGCTTACGCCGTCTGGACGGGTATGGGTACGATTGGCGGAGTTGTTGTAGGAATGATCTTTTACGGAGATCCTGCAGACAAGAAACGGATTTTCTTTTTGATACTGATTGTAGTGGCGGTTGTCGGGCTGCGGGTTGTGACGAGTTAA
- a CDS encoding chaperonin: protein MWWFVVAVAALFEIGWATGLKYANDGLTWTLTIAAIVVSFTGLLMASTRLPTATVYAVFVGLGTLGTVIVDMIFFEAGMNAGVVLFVIMLLVGVIGLKFVTDENEKEAQES from the coding sequence ATGTGGTGGTTTGTTGTAGCAGTTGCGGCACTGTTTGAAATCGGCTGGGCAACTGGCCTGAAATATGCAAATGATGGGCTCACATGGACACTGACAATTGCAGCGATCGTTGTCAGCTTTACCGGACTGCTGATGGCTTCAACGCGTCTTCCGACAGCAACGGTCTATGCCGTCTTTGTAGGACTTGGCACGCTGGGTACAGTCATCGTAGATATGATTTTCTTTGAAGCGGGCATGAATGCTGGCGTCGTTTTATTTGTCATCATGCTGCTTGTCGGCGTGATCGGTCTGAAGTTTGTCACAGATGAAAATGAAAAGGAGGCACAGGAATCATGA
- a CDS encoding transposase produces MVVGIPEASYHYHIKRMHNVNPDQELEDQIRFIFDAHNGNYGYRRIQAALKSDGLIINHKKVQRIMKKLGLKGLKFRRKSRSYSSYKGTVGNVAKNRLNRRFQTAHPLQKLATDITEFKCLGGGKLYLSPILDMHNSEVISFGVSQHPTLDFVMKPLEEALNLVKYAKYRTTIHSDQGWHYQHYTWIKALKGQKVFQSMSRKGNCIDNALMENFFGLLKQEMYYGEKLRTYEELKKDIETYIHYYNHDRIKQKLAGMSPVQYRLHTSQMAA; encoded by the coding sequence ATGGTTGTAGGCATTCCTGAAGCTTCCTATCATTATCATATTAAACGGATGCATAATGTTAATCCGGATCAGGAGCTTGAAGATCAGATTCGATTCATCTTCGATGCCCACAATGGCAACTATGGGTACCGTCGAATCCAGGCGGCACTTAAGAGTGACGGGCTGATCATCAATCATAAAAAGGTTCAACGGATTATGAAAAAGCTTGGCTTAAAAGGCTTAAAGTTCAGAAGGAAATCTAGAAGCTATAGCTCTTACAAAGGTACCGTAGGTAACGTGGCCAAGAACAGGTTGAATCGCCGTTTTCAAACAGCTCATCCTCTTCAAAAGCTGGCAACCGATATTACTGAATTCAAATGCTTAGGTGGCGGAAAGTTGTACCTGAGCCCGATCCTGGATATGCATAATAGTGAAGTGATTTCATTTGGCGTCAGTCAACATCCGACATTGGATTTCGTTATGAAACCATTAGAAGAAGCTCTGAACCTTGTAAAGTATGCAAAATACCGTACAACTATTCACTCTGATCAAGGATGGCATTATCAGCACTATACATGGATCAAGGCCCTGAAAGGGCAAAAGGTATTTCAAAGTATGTCCCGAAAAGGAAATTGTATCGACAATGCCCTTATGGAGAACTTTTTTGGTTTACTAAAGCAGGAAATGTATTATGGAGAGAAGTTACGCACATACGAAGAACTTAAAAAAGATATTGAAACGTATATCCATTATTACAACCATGATCGAATCAAACAAAAGTTGGCTGGCATGAGTCCGGTTCAATATCGTCTGCATACCAGCCAAATGGCTGCTTAA
- a CDS encoding transposase, giving the protein MVKYNEKFKLMIVKEYLNGPHGIRILARKHGIQSKTQIFNWVNIYRHFGEEGLKKKKKAFYSVQFKLDVISFMDRTGASQTETALQFRLTNPSLIGEWKKKFLEGGYEALENPRGQSTMSDKKKNGQNETASNQNEASNREKELERENELLRLEVAYLKKLKAFQKDPNNYLEKHKQRYRSNSKKHSD; this is encoded by the coding sequence ATGGTTAAATACAATGAGAAGTTTAAATTGATGATTGTGAAAGAATATTTGAACGGTCCTCATGGTATTAGAATTTTAGCACGTAAGCATGGTATTCAATCTAAAACGCAGATCTTTAATTGGGTGAATATCTATCGGCACTTTGGTGAAGAAGGGTTGAAGAAAAAGAAAAAGGCATTTTATTCTGTTCAATTTAAACTGGATGTAATAAGCTTTATGGACAGAACAGGTGCTTCCCAAACTGAAACAGCCCTTCAATTTAGACTAACGAACCCATCGTTAATTGGCGAATGGAAGAAAAAGTTCCTTGAAGGGGGTTATGAAGCACTAGAGAACCCGAGAGGACAATCAACCATGTCAGATAAAAAGAAGAATGGTCAAAACGAGACAGCCTCTAATCAAAATGAAGCGTCTAACAGAGAAAAAGAATTAGAGAGAGAAAACGAGTTATTACGTCTTGAGGTTGCTTATTTAAAAAAGTTAAAAGCTTTTCAGAAGGATCCGAACAACTATCTCGAAAAGCACAAGCAGCGCTATCGTTCGAACTCAAAGAAACATTCAGACTAA
- a CDS encoding zinc-binding dehydrogenase — MVTAKARAVDGPDQSFRKAEITRRELDKKDILIEIKFAGICHSDLHTAHGDWGEVDYPLVPGHEIAGVVTDVGEDVTKYKVGDRVGVGCMVDSCGECENCEAGEEQYCLKGNVPTYAGVDKYGEPTQGGYSTHIVVVEDFVLGIPDSIPLDKAAPLLCAGITTFSPLNHWDAGPGKKVAVVGMGGLGHMAVKIAHAMGADVTVLSQTLNKKEDGLAFGASSYYATSDEETFEKLAGTFDLIINTVSAKLDMNAYLSLLTLNGTLVNVGAPAEPLDINVFSLIPHRRSFAGSMIGGIRETQEMLDFCAEHDIAPSIEVISADEIDEAYKRVMDSDVKYRFVIDISTM; from the coding sequence ATGGTAACTGCTAAAGCAAGAGCTGTTGATGGTCCGGATCAGTCATTTCGCAAGGCTGAAATAACCAGACGTGAGCTGGATAAAAAAGATATTCTGATAGAAATTAAGTTTGCAGGAATTTGTCACTCTGATCTTCATACTGCACACGGTGACTGGGGCGAAGTCGATTATCCACTGGTTCCTGGTCATGAGATTGCCGGTGTCGTCACGGATGTTGGTGAAGATGTGACGAAATATAAAGTCGGTGACCGCGTAGGTGTTGGCTGTATGGTTGATTCATGCGGTGAGTGTGAGAACTGTGAGGCGGGCGAGGAGCAGTACTGCCTGAAAGGGAACGTGCCTACTTATGCCGGCGTCGATAAATACGGTGAGCCGACGCAGGGTGGTTATTCTACACATATCGTTGTAGTTGAGGATTTCGTACTCGGTATTCCGGACAGTATTCCGCTCGATAAAGCTGCGCCACTTTTATGCGCAGGGATTACAACATTTTCACCGCTAAATCACTGGGATGCAGGCCCAGGTAAAAAGGTAGCGGTTGTCGGTATGGGCGGCCTTGGACATATGGCGGTTAAAATTGCACATGCGATGGGTGCTGACGTGACGGTTCTTTCGCAGACGCTAAATAAAAAAGAGGACGGACTGGCATTTGGTGCAAGCAGCTATTATGCGACAAGTGATGAGGAAACGTTTGAAAAGCTTGCAGGCACATTCGACTTGATTATTAACACAGTGAGTGCAAAGCTTGATATGAATGCATACTTATCGTTGCTGACATTGAATGGGACGCTTGTAAATGTCGGAGCGCCTGCTGAACCGCTTGATATCAATGTGTTCTCACTCATTCCACATAGACGTTCATTCGCAGGATCCATGATTGGCGGTATCCGTGAGACGCAGGAGATGCTTGATTTCTGCGCTGAACACGATATTGCGCCAAGCATTGAAGTGATCTCAGCTGATGAGATTGATGAGGCGTATAAACGTGTAATGGATTCTGACGTGAAGTATCGTTTTGTGATTGATATCAGTACAATGTAA
- a CDS encoding N-methyl-transferase-related protein: MKWVKDFYTKQYDWMDLNDEEMLRAENERLHHLESFSDKAVQSILELGGGKGYFAVAAALKGYEVTVIELTGNGVAHIHKLAKQCHVAEKITVIQGDFYQADLPDQFDIVCYWDSFGIGTDTDQQRLLKRIRQWLKSGGAAFIDIYTPWFWAGAAGQSMTFGNGVQRAYDFDAENCRMLDSWWEKDQDHVTQSLRCYSPADLKLLLSGTNLESIHFESGGAMDYDAGQYIEKAPLHKAMSYLAVIK, translated from the coding sequence ATGAAATGGGTTAAAGATTTTTACACGAAGCAATACGATTGGATGGATTTAAATGATGAAGAGATGCTGAGAGCTGAGAATGAAAGGCTTCATCACTTGGAAAGTTTTTCTGATAAGGCGGTACAGTCGATTCTCGAGCTTGGCGGCGGAAAAGGGTATTTTGCAGTTGCTGCGGCTTTAAAAGGATATGAAGTAACCGTCATTGAGCTTACAGGAAATGGAGTCGCTCATATTCACAAGTTGGCAAAACAGTGTCATGTAGCAGAAAAAATCACCGTCATCCAGGGTGACTTTTATCAAGCAGATTTGCCTGATCAGTTTGACATAGTCTGCTACTGGGATAGCTTTGGCATTGGCACGGATACTGATCAGCAGCGCTTATTAAAAAGAATTCGTCAATGGCTCAAGTCTGGTGGGGCAGCCTTTATCGACATATATACGCCGTGGTTCTGGGCAGGCGCAGCGGGGCAAAGCATGACATTCGGAAATGGTGTTCAGCGCGCGTATGATTTTGATGCTGAAAACTGCCGTATGCTTGATTCGTGGTGGGAAAAAGATCAAGATCACGTAACACAGTCTCTCAGATGTTATTCGCCTGCGGATCTGAAGCTATTATTGAGCGGAACAAACCTTGAATCTATACATTTTGAGTCTGGTGGAGCAATGGATTATGACGCAGGGCAGTACATAGAGAAGGCGCCTTTACATAAAGCGATGTCTTATCTTGCCGTAATCAAATAA
- a CDS encoding GCN5 family acetyltransferase, which yields MNHSPENLVRMGIVLGKELIGYADLAFVNEHAVEIGIAIGKSEMWGKGIGAQAAILVMEHGTKAYQLTEFFAETHKANIRSIKMLEKLGFQEVSRVGYEEYKGKNSRLIQYELLKE from the coding sequence GTGAATCATTCCCCGGAAAACCTTGTCCGTATGGGAATTGTTCTGGGTAAGGAACTGATCGGCTATGCAGACCTAGCATTTGTTAATGAACATGCAGTCGAGATCGGCATCGCAATTGGAAAGAGTGAAATGTGGGGAAAGGGGATTGGCGCTCAAGCAGCGATACTTGTAATGGAGCATGGGACTAAAGCGTATCAGCTTACCGAGTTTTTTGCTGAAACGCACAAAGCCAATATCCGATCCATTAAAATGCTTGAAAAACTTGGCTTTCAGGAAGTCAGCAGAGTGGGATACGAAGAATATAAAGGTAAGAATAGCCGGTTAATTCAATATGAGCTTTTGAAAGAGTAG
- a CDS encoding glyoxalase: MVVGLHHAQITIPKGLEDQGKRFYCDILGFTEKEKPESLQGRGGFWLAAGDAEVHVGTEEGFDRTTTKAHLAYEVTDLGKWKQKLEKEGIEILEGIPIPGFDRFEFRDPFGNRIEMIQRIT; this comes from the coding sequence ATGGTCGTTGGATTACACCATGCTCAAATTACGATCCCAAAAGGTTTGGAGGATCAGGGTAAAAGATTTTATTGTGATATCTTAGGCTTTACTGAAAAAGAAAAACCGGAGTCCTTACAAGGTCGCGGGGGATTCTGGCTGGCTGCAGGCGATGCAGAGGTGCATGTGGGAACAGAGGAAGGCTTCGACCGCACCACTACAAAAGCACACCTTGCTTATGAAGTAACCGATCTTGGCAAATGGAAACAGAAGCTTGAAAAAGAGGGCATTGAGATTCTTGAAGGCATTCCAATACCAGGCTTTGATCGTTTTGAGTTCAGGGATCCTTTTGGAAACAGGATTGAAATGATTCAGAGAATCACATAA